The uncultured Mailhella sp. genome segment ATGCCCGTGCCCCAGATGATGTCGAACTTGGCTTCGCGGAAGGGCGGAGCCATCTTGTTCTTCACCACCTTCACGCGGGTGAGGGAACCGTAGGCCTCGTCGCGATCCTTCAGGGTCTGCACGCGGCGGATGTCCATGCGCACGGAGCTGTAGAACTTGAGCGCGTTGCCGCCGGTGGTGGTTTCGGGGCTGCCGTAGCCCATCTGACCGATCTTCATGCGTATCTGGTTGATGAAGATCACGCAGGTGCGCGACTTGTGAATGGTGCCGGTGAGCTTTCTCATGGCGTGCGACATGAGGCGCGCCTGACTGCCCACTTGGGTTTCGCCCATGGCGCCGTCGAGTTCGGCCTGCGGAATGAGGGCGGCCACGGAGTCGATGACCACGATGTCCACCGCGCCGGAGCGCACCAGCATGTCGGCGATGTCGAGGGCCTGCTCGCCGTGATCGGGCTGGGAAATGAGCAGCTCGTCGGTCTTGACGCCGAGTCTCGCGGCATAGGAAACATCCAGGGCGTGTTCCGCGTCGATGAAGGCGGCCACGCCGCCCAGCTTCTGGCATTCCGCAATGATGTGCAGCGTGAGCGTCGTCTTGCCCGAAGATTCGGGGCCGTAGATTTCGGTCACGCGGCCGCGCGGCACGCCGCCGATGCCCAGCGCCAGATCGAGGCCGAGGGAACCGGTGGGAATGACCGGCACATGCACGTGCGCCCCGTCGGACAGCTTCATGACCGCGCCCTGACCATACTTTCTTTCGATGGTGCTGAGGGCTGTCTTGAGCGCTTCGCGGCGGGCATCTTCCGCGGAAACAAGAGGCTTTTTCGCCATGGATGACATCTCCTGAAGTAAGAGCGTATTGCCGCACGAAACGAAGCCCTGCCCTTTCGAGCAGAAGCGCCGTCGTGCGGAAGCGGCCTTTCCCCTGGGGGAAACGCCTCAAGACAGGAACATTAGCAAAAGGGCGGGCGGGGGGCAAGAGAAACACTTGCCAGCGCGCCGCATACCATCTATCTAAAGAGTCATGAAAAATTATGACGGCATAGCTCTTTTTTCCGGGGGACTGGACAGTATTCTCGCCGCCCGGCTGCTCATGGAACAAGGCAGGACCATCAAGTGCCTGCACTTCTATTCGCCCTTTTTCGGCCATCCCGGCCGCGTGGAACACTGGCAGGAGATCTACGGACTCGACATCGACGCCATCGACGCTTCCGCGCCGTTTGTGGACATGCTCCGCCGCGGCCCGGAACACGGCTTCGGCAGCGCCATGAATCCCTGCGTGGACTGCAAGATTCTCATGATGCGCCTCGCCAGGGAACGCATGGCCGAATACGGCGCAACGTTCATCGTTTCCGGCGAAGTGCTGGGACAGCGCCCCATGTCGCAGCGACGCGACACGCTCAACGTCATCCGCCGCGACGCAGACGTGCGCGACATTCTCGTGCGTCCGCTCTCTGCCAGGCTGCTTGACCCCACGGCTCCCGAGGAATCGGGCCTCATCGACCGCTCCCGCCTGCTCGGCATGAACGGGCGCGGCCGCAAGGAACAGCTCGCCCTTGCCGAACAGTTCCACATCACCGAAATTCCCACGCCCGGAGGCGGCTGCAAGCTCACGGAAAAGGAAAACACCCGCCGCTTCTGGCCCGTGCTCTCCCGCCTCGCCAGCCCCGACGTGAACGACTTTCGGCTTGCCGACGTGGGCCGCCAGTTCTGGCACGACGACTGCTGGCTCACCATAGGCCGCCACAAGTTCGACAACGAAGCCTATGCCGGACTCCTCCGCGAAGGCGACGTTCACTTCAAGGTGGCGGGCTTCCCCGGCCCCATCGCCCTCGGCCGCCGCAGCCGCCCCTGGGACGAAGACTCCCTGCGCGAAGCCGCCGCGCTCGTGGCCTCCTATTCGCCGCGGGCCTGCCGCGCGAGCGAGGAAGGGCAGCGCATCAGCGTGCGCGTGACAGTGAACGGTCAGACGCATATGGTGGAAGTCACGCCCCGCCGGGAAACCGTGTTCCATGAACCCACCTGGGAAGACGCACGCGACGAGTTGCACGCCCTGCGCAAGCCCGGAAAATCCTGCGAACAGAACGCCGGAAAATAAACGGCACGCCGCAAGACGTGCACAGGAGAACGCCCCGATGTCCACAGAACATCCCACCCCTGCAGAATACCTGCGCAAAATACTTCTTTCCCCCGTGTACGACGTGGCCCGCGTGACCCCGCTCGAATACATGGAAAAGCTTTCGGAGCGCGTGGGCTGCCGCGTGAGCCTCAAGCGCGAAGATCTTCAGCCCGTGCATTCGTTCAAGCTGCGCGGGGCCTACAATAAAATAGCCAGACTCCCCGAAGAAGCCAAAAAGCGCGGCATCATTGCCGCGTCCGCGGGCAACCACGCGCAGGGCTGCGCCCTCTCCGGCGCCAGACTCGGCGTGAAGGCCACCATCGTCATGCCCAAGACCACGCCCGACATCAAGGTGGACGCCGTGCGCCGCTTCGGCGGCAACGTAGTGCTCTTCGGCAACAGCTTCGACGAGGCCTACGCCGAATCCATGCGCCTCGCCAAAGAAGAGGGCCTCACCCTCATTCCCCCCTACGACGATTCCGACGTCATTGCCGGTCAGGGCACCATCGCCCGCGAACTGCTGGAACAGGACAGCCGTCTCACGCACGTGTTCGTTCAGGTGGGCGGCGGCGGACTCGCCGCGGGCATCGCCGTGTACATCAAGCAGATTCTGCCGCAGGTGAAGGTCATCGGCGTGGAAGCCAAGGGCTCCGCCTGCCTCAAGGCCGCGTGGGAGGCGGGCGAGCCCGTCACCCTCGACCGTGTTTCCCTGTTTGCCGACGGCGTGGCCGTGAAGCGCATCGGCGACGAAACCTTCCGCGTGCTGCGCGAGAACCTCGACGAAATCATCACCTGCTCCAACGACGAAATCTGCGCCGCGCTCAAGGACATCTTCGACGACACCCGCGCCATTGCCGAACCTTCCGGCGCTCTCTCGCTGGCCGGTCTCAAGAAGTACGCCGCAAGCCACGACATCAGGGACGCGCGCATGGCCGCCGTTCTCTCGGGCGCGAACATGAACTTCCACACCCTGCGCTTCGTTTCCGAACGCTGCGAAGTGGGCGAACAGCGCGAAGGCATCATTTCCGTCACCATTCCCGAAAGAAAGGGCGCATTCCTCGATCTGTGCCGCAAGCTCGGCAACCGCATGGTCACGGAATTCAACTACCGCTTCTCCGATCCCTCGCAGGCCGAAATATTCACCTCGCTGCGCCTCACCGAAGGCATGGACGAGCTTGAACGCATCATCACCGGTCTGCGCGAGGCCGGCTACAACGTGACCAACATGACCAGAAACACCTTCGCCAAGAGCCACGTGCGCTACATGATCGGCGGCCGCGCTCCCAGCATCGTGAAGAACGAGCACATCCTGAGCTTCCAGTTCCCGGAACGCACGGGCGCGCTCCTGCAGTT includes the following:
- the recA gene encoding recombinase RecA; amino-acid sequence: MAKKPLVSAEDARREALKTALSTIERKYGQGAVMKLSDGAHVHVPVIPTGSLGLDLALGIGGVPRGRVTEIYGPESSGKTTLTLHIIAECQKLGGVAAFIDAEHALDVSYAARLGVKTDELLISQPDHGEQALDIADMLVRSGAVDIVVIDSVAALIPQAELDGAMGETQVGSQARLMSHAMRKLTGTIHKSRTCVIFINQIRMKIGQMGYGSPETTTGGNALKFYSSVRMDIRRVQTLKDRDEAYGSLTRVKVVKNKMAPPFREAKFDIIWGTGISRAGEILDMAVDAGIVDKSGAWYAYGDEKLGQGRERVRDMLNENIALRDEIEAKVKEHLGMNADGVPAAAPVESEGLPGDEDSYDESY
- a CDS encoding tRNA(5-methylaminomethyl-2-thiouridylate) methyltransferase produces the protein MKNYDGIALFSGGLDSILAARLLMEQGRTIKCLHFYSPFFGHPGRVEHWQEIYGLDIDAIDASAPFVDMLRRGPEHGFGSAMNPCVDCKILMMRLARERMAEYGATFIVSGEVLGQRPMSQRRDTLNVIRRDADVRDILVRPLSARLLDPTAPEESGLIDRSRLLGMNGRGRKEQLALAEQFHITEIPTPGGGCKLTEKENTRRFWPVLSRLASPDVNDFRLADVGRQFWHDDCWLTIGRHKFDNEAYAGLLREGDVHFKVAGFPGPIALGRRSRPWDEDSLREAAALVASYSPRACRASEEGQRISVRVTVNGQTHMVEVTPRRETVFHEPTWEDARDELHALRKPGKSCEQNAGK
- the ilvA gene encoding threonine ammonia-lyase, biosynthetic, producing the protein MSTEHPTPAEYLRKILLSPVYDVARVTPLEYMEKLSERVGCRVSLKREDLQPVHSFKLRGAYNKIARLPEEAKKRGIIAASAGNHAQGCALSGARLGVKATIVMPKTTPDIKVDAVRRFGGNVVLFGNSFDEAYAESMRLAKEEGLTLIPPYDDSDVIAGQGTIARELLEQDSRLTHVFVQVGGGGLAAGIAVYIKQILPQVKVIGVEAKGSACLKAAWEAGEPVTLDRVSLFADGVAVKRIGDETFRVLRENLDEIITCSNDEICAALKDIFDDTRAIAEPSGALSLAGLKKYAASHDIRDARMAAVLSGANMNFHTLRFVSERCEVGEQREGIISVTIPERKGAFLDLCRKLGNRMVTEFNYRFSDPSQAEIFTSLRLTEGMDELERIITGLREAGYNVTNMTRNTFAKSHVRYMIGGRAPSIVKNEHILSFQFPERTGALLQFLETLGTNFNVTMFHYRNHGAEYGRVACGFEVAPEQCDEFYANLDKLGFAWWDETDNEACKKFLSPLD